A single region of the Calonectris borealis chromosome 21, bCalBor7.hap1.2, whole genome shotgun sequence genome encodes:
- the CLIC3 gene encoding LOW QUALITY PROTEIN: chloride intracellular channel protein 3 (The sequence of the model RefSeq protein was modified relative to this genomic sequence to represent the inferred CDS: deleted 1 base in 1 codon) has protein sequence MWAGRGRGSATGTCGTATTQPQPPPSMAEKPQIQLFVKASEDGESVGHCPFCQRLFMVLLLKGVPFTLTTVDVKRALDVLKDFAPGAQLPILLYNGEPKTDTVTIEDFLEDKLGPPMFPSLVPRYRESSLAGNDIFHKFSTFIKNPVPAQDEALQRSLLRALLKLDEYLSAPLEYELAQDPHLRASRRHFLDGDQLTLADCNLLPKLNIVQVVCQHYRRFGIPKDLRGVWRYLSAASETKEFKYTCPNSEEIVQAYRSVVRSPQ, from the exons ATGTGGGCTGGGAGGGGCCGTGGCTCCGCCACGGGCACTTGCGGCACAGCCACCACTCAGCCA CAGCCGCCACCCAGCATGGCCGAGAAACCCCAAATCCAGCTCTTCGTCAAG GCAAGCGAGGACGGGGAGAGCGTGGGGCACTGCCCCTTCTGCCAGCGGCTCTTCatggtgctgctgctgaaaggggtGCCCTTCACCCTCACCACCGTGGATGTGAAGAG GGCGCTGGACGTGCTGAAGGATTTTGCGCCGGGCGCCCAGCTGCCCATTTTGCTCTACAACGGCGAGCCCAAGACCGACACCGTCACCATCGAGGACTTCCTGGAGGACAAGCTGGGCCCCCCCAT GTTCCCCAGCCTGGTCCCACGGTACAGGGAGTCAAGCCTGGCCGGGAACGACATCTTCCACAAGTTCTCCACCTTCATCAAGAACCCGGTGCCTGCCCAGGACGAGG CACTGCAGCGGAGCCTGCTGCGGGCCCTGCTGAAGCTGGACGAGTACCTCAGTGCCCCCTTGGAGTACGAGCTGGCCCAGGACCCCCACCTCCGGGCCTCCCGGCGCCACTTCCTCGACGGGGACCAGCTCACATTAGCCGACTGCAACCTGCTGCCCAAGCTCAACATAGTTCAG GTCGTGTGCCAGCATTACCGCCGCTTCGGGATCCCCAAGGACCTGCGGGGCGTGTGGCGCTACCTCAGTGCTGCCAGCGAAACCAAGGAGTTCAAATACACCTGCCCCAACAGCGAGGAGATCGTACAAGCCTATCGCTCCGTGGTTCGGTCACCGCAGTGA
- the TMEM141 gene encoding transmembrane protein 141 isoform X1 has product MVNLGLRRVEDSVAAKHPALQQYAACQSHAFMKGIGTFLAGTAWPGSPRCPPAPPGRSPGLRAAGRAARAGPWPVTAPRPRVSAGSGAAFAVQKLVNKKLPYSLQWSLLLAGATGSLASYVVTRAETQKCSDFWIYLETGKSPQELAMAGRVSQPAENLPSPEDRESAALPARRNKYGDLVE; this is encoded by the exons ATGGTGAACCTGGGGCTGCGGCGGGTGGAGGACAGCGTGGCCGCCAAGCACCCG GCGCTGCAGCAGTACGCGGCCTGCCAGTCCCACGCCTTCATGAAGGGTATCGGTACCTTCCTGGCAGGTACGGCCTGGCCCGGctccccccggtgtcccccggctcctcccggccgctccccggggctgcgggcagcggggcgggcggcccgggcggggCCGTGGCCGGTGACGGCGCCCCGCCCCCGGGTTTCGGCAGGCAGCGGAGCCGCCTTCGCTGTGCAGAAGCTGGTGAACAAGAAGCTGCCGTACAGCCTGCAGTGGAGCCTGCTGCTGGCCGGGG CCACAGGGTCCCTTGCCAGCTACGTGGTAACCAGAGCTGAGACGCAGAAATGCTCCGACTTCTGGATTTACCTGGAGACAGGCAAGTCCCCACAGGAGCTCGCCATGGCTGGTAGGGTGTCTCAGCCTGCAG aaaatcTGCCCAGTCCAGAGGACAGAGAGAGTGCGGCACTGCCGGCGAGGAGGAACAAGTATGGGGACCTGGTGGAGTAG
- the TMEM141 gene encoding transmembrane protein 141 isoform X2, translating to MVNLGLRRVEDSVAAKHPALQQYAACQSHAFMKGIGTFLAGSGAAFAVQKLVNKKLPYSLQWSLLLAGATGSLASYVVTRAETQKCSDFWIYLETGKSPQELAMAGRVSQPAENLPSPEDRESAALPARRNKYGDLVE from the exons ATGGTGAACCTGGGGCTGCGGCGGGTGGAGGACAGCGTGGCCGCCAAGCACCCG GCGCTGCAGCAGTACGCGGCCTGCCAGTCCCACGCCTTCATGAAGGGTATCGGTACCTTCCTGGCAG GCAGCGGAGCCGCCTTCGCTGTGCAGAAGCTGGTGAACAAGAAGCTGCCGTACAGCCTGCAGTGGAGCCTGCTGCTGGCCGGGG CCACAGGGTCCCTTGCCAGCTACGTGGTAACCAGAGCTGAGACGCAGAAATGCTCCGACTTCTGGATTTACCTGGAGACAGGCAAGTCCCCACAGGAGCTCGCCATGGCTGGTAGGGTGTCTCAGCCTGCAG aaaatcTGCCCAGTCCAGAGGACAGAGAGAGTGCGGCACTGCCGGCGAGGAGGAACAAGTATGGGGACCTGGTGGAGTAG
- the PAXX gene encoding protein PAXX isoform X3 codes for MAEPTGPFHLLQAGPGRYLCYCCPGPGPGGTVYVTDALEVWAGELGARPPLGCRCQPEEHGTKLREALGRGAASLSLGEGKATLQLREEARCSALDLFKLPIAEARSQLQALLFGMAGRVESLERRLEVVEMLESSCSPEKNAAQQLFLPDPSPRKNRGAGSALPAKRKIPGESLINPGFKSKKAPSGVDFEDS; via the exons ATGGCGGAGCCGACCGGGCCCTTCCACCTGCtgcaggccgggccgggccggtaCCTGTGCTactgctgccccggccccggccccggcggcaccGTCTA TGTGACTGACGCGCTGGAGGTCTGGGCCGGGGAGctcggcgcccgcccgccgctcggCTGC cGGTGCCAGCCGGAGGAGCACGGCACGAAGCTCAG GGAGGCcttggggcggggggctgcctcGCTGAGCCTGGGCGAGGGGAAGGCCACGCTGCAGCTGCGGGAGGAGGCCCGGTGCTCGGCCCTGGATCTCTTCAAGCTGCCCATTGCCGAGGCGAGGAGCCAGCTCCAGGCGCTGCTGTTTGGCATGGCAGGGCGCGTCGAGAGCCTGGAGAGACGCCTGGAAG TGGTGGAGATGCTGGAGTCTTCCTGCAGCCCTGAGAAGAACGCTGCCCAGCAGCTCTTCCTGCCAG AccccagccccaggaaaaacAGGGGTGCTGGCTCAGCTTTGCCAGCCAAGAGGAAGATCCCAGGAGAGTCTCTCATTAACCCTGGCTTCAAAAG CAAGAAGGCACCGTCTGGAGTGGATTTTGAGGACTCCTGA
- the PAXX gene encoding protein PAXX isoform X1 codes for MAEPTGPFHLLQAGPGRYLCYCCPGPGPGGTVYVTDALEVWAGELGARPPLGCRCQPEEHGTKLREALGRGAASLSLGEGKATLQLREEARCSALDLFKLPIAEARSQLQALLFGMAGRVESLERRLEAVVEMLESSCSPEKNAAQQLFLPGRQLPGGTSPGPVACLPSLPQEAAGPVSMCSPGRSESPWLWLLSAAPLSWCPSWRRRGQAQRGGSRGVWHALCSDPSPRKNRGAGSALPAKRKIPGESLINPGFKSKKAPSGVDFEDS; via the exons ATGGCGGAGCCGACCGGGCCCTTCCACCTGCtgcaggccgggccgggccggtaCCTGTGCTactgctgccccggccccggccccggcggcaccGTCTA TGTGACTGACGCGCTGGAGGTCTGGGCCGGGGAGctcggcgcccgcccgccgctcggCTGC cGGTGCCAGCCGGAGGAGCACGGCACGAAGCTCAG GGAGGCcttggggcggggggctgcctcGCTGAGCCTGGGCGAGGGGAAGGCCACGCTGCAGCTGCGGGAGGAGGCCCGGTGCTCGGCCCTGGATCTCTTCAAGCTGCCCATTGCCGAGGCGAGGAGCCAGCTCCAGGCGCTGCTGTTTGGCATGGCAGGGCGCGTCGAGAGCCTGGAGAGACGCCTGGAAG CAGTGGTGGAGATGCTGGAGTCTTCCTGCAGCCCTGAGAAGAACGCTGCCCAGCAGCTCTTCCTGCCAGGTAGGCAATTGCCAGGGGGCACCTCCCCTGGTCCAGTTGCTTGtttgccttctcttccccaggagGCTGCTGGTCCTGTGTCCATGTGCTCTCCAGGACGCTCTGAGTCCCCTTGGCTGTGGCTGCTGTCAGCCGCCCCACTGTCCTGGTGCCCTTCCTGGCGCAGAAGGGGCCAGGCTCAGCGTGGTGGCTCTCGGGGTGTCTGGCATGCACTGTGCTCAG AccccagccccaggaaaaacAGGGGTGCTGGCTCAGCTTTGCCAGCCAAGAGGAAGATCCCAGGAGAGTCTCTCATTAACCCTGGCTTCAAAAG CAAGAAGGCACCGTCTGGAGTGGATTTTGAGGACTCCTGA
- the PAXX gene encoding protein PAXX isoform X2, whose protein sequence is MAEPTGPFHLLQAGPGRYLCYCCPGPGPGGTVYVTDALEVWAGELGARPPLGCRCQPEEHGTKLREALGRGAASLSLGEGKATLQLREEARCSALDLFKLPIAEARSQLQALLFGMAGRVESLERRLEAVVEMLESSCSPEKNAAQQLFLPDPSPRKNRGAGSALPAKRKIPGESLINPGFKSKKAPSGVDFEDS, encoded by the exons ATGGCGGAGCCGACCGGGCCCTTCCACCTGCtgcaggccgggccgggccggtaCCTGTGCTactgctgccccggccccggccccggcggcaccGTCTA TGTGACTGACGCGCTGGAGGTCTGGGCCGGGGAGctcggcgcccgcccgccgctcggCTGC cGGTGCCAGCCGGAGGAGCACGGCACGAAGCTCAG GGAGGCcttggggcggggggctgcctcGCTGAGCCTGGGCGAGGGGAAGGCCACGCTGCAGCTGCGGGAGGAGGCCCGGTGCTCGGCCCTGGATCTCTTCAAGCTGCCCATTGCCGAGGCGAGGAGCCAGCTCCAGGCGCTGCTGTTTGGCATGGCAGGGCGCGTCGAGAGCCTGGAGAGACGCCTGGAAG CAGTGGTGGAGATGCTGGAGTCTTCCTGCAGCCCTGAGAAGAACGCTGCCCAGCAGCTCTTCCTGCCAG AccccagccccaggaaaaacAGGGGTGCTGGCTCAGCTTTGCCAGCCAAGAGGAAGATCCCAGGAGAGTCTCTCATTAACCCTGGCTTCAAAAG CAAGAAGGCACCGTCTGGAGTGGATTTTGAGGACTCCTGA
- the ENTPD2 gene encoding ectonucleoside triphosphate diphosphohydrolase 2 — translation MARRVAAVLLLLALGCLLGILLLCLGSGDARGPPGFKYGIVLDAGSSHTAMFIYKWPADKENDTGVVSEHSMCDVEGPGISSYSSNPPAAGTSLVHCLNQAVRDVPKEKHAGTPLYLGATAGMRLLNIANLQASDAVLSAVAATLKSYPFDFRGAKILSGEEEGVFGWVTANYLLENFIKRGWLGEWIQPQKKTLGAMDFGGASTQITFETRDTIEDPRNEVMLKLYGRAYKVYTHSFLCYGRDQVLKRLLSKLLQAESYQATVPHPCWPTGYHKSLLLSSVYDSPCTEKERPSLALNTTITVVGTGNGSLCALHVSKLFDFTTCSFSRCSFDGIFQPEVSGNFIAFSAFFYTVDFIQTVMGRPVHLPGDLKDAAKTICATSWSELLRKAPNLEKRLSDYCAVSTFIYLLTTKGYNFNNHSFPNIAFQKKAGETSIGWALGYMLNLTNMIPAEKPSSHKSMLYNYWVILILLFVVTTLTSLVTAVCLLRRSKSSAI, via the exons TATGGCATCGTGCTGGACGCCGGGTCCTCCCACACGGCCATGTTCATCTACAAGTGGCCTGCAGACAAGGAGAACGACACCGGGGTGGTCAGCGAGCACAGCATGTGTGATGTGGAGG GTCCTGGCATCTCCAGCTACAGCTCCAACCCTCCAGCTGCTGGGACAAGCTTGGTGCACTGCCTGAACCAGGCTGTGAGAGATGTGCCCAAGGAGAAGCATGCGGGCACCCCGCTCTACCTGGGCGCCACGGCCGGCATGCGCCTGCTCAA CATCGCGAACCTGCAGGCTTCGGATGCTGTCCTCAGCGCCGTGGCGGCCACACTGAAGTCGTACCCCTTCGATTTCCGGGGGGCAAAGATCCTGtcgggggaagaggaaggggtcTTCGGCTGGGTCACCGCAAACTACCTCCTGGAGAACTTCATCAAG CGTGGGTGGCTCGGGGAATGGATCCAGCCCCAGAAGAAGACCCTGGGGGCCATGGACTTTGGGGGCGCTTCCACACAGATCACCTTTGAAACCAGGGACACGATTGAAGACCCCAGAAATGAAGTGATGCTGAAGCTGTATGGCCGGGCGTACAAAGTGTACACTCACAGCTTCCTCTGCTACGGAAGGGACCAAGTCCTCAAGAGGCTGCTCTCAAAGCTCCTCCAG GCTGAGAGCTACCAAGCAActgtcccccatccctgctggCCCACGGGCTATCACAAGAGCCTGTTGCTGAGCAGCGTCTACGACAGCCCCTGCACGGAGAAGGAGAGGCCCAGCCTTGCCCTCAACACCACCATCACTGTGGTTGGCACTGGGAACGGGAGCCTCTGCGCTCTGCACGTCAGCAAGCTCTTCGACTTCACTACCTGCTCCTTCTCCCGCTGCTCCTTCGACGGCATTTTCCAGCCGGAGGTTTCGGGAAATTTCATC GCCTTCTCTGCCTTCTTCTACACGGTTGACTTCATCCAGACAGTGATGGGGAGACCTGTGCACTTGCCCGGTGACCTGAAGGATGCTGCCAAGACCATTTGTGCCACTAGCTGGAGCGAG ctgctccgGAAAGCCCCCAATCTGGAGAAGAGGCTGTCGGATTACTGCGCTGTCAGCACGTTCATTTATTTGCTCACCACCAAAGGCTACAACTTCAACAATCATTCCTTCCCCAACATCGCCTTCCAGAAGAAG GCAGGAGAAACCTCCATTGGCTGGGCCCTGGGCTACATGTTGAACCTCACCAACATGATCCCAGCAGAGAAGCCCTCTTCCCACAAAAGCATGTTGTACAACTACTGGGTCATCCTCATCCTGCTCTTTGTGGTCACCACGCTGACATCTCTGGTGACCGCCGTCTGTCTGCTCCGGCGCAGCAAGTCCAGCGCAATCTAA